The Panicum hallii strain FIL2 chromosome 9, PHallii_v3.1, whole genome shotgun sequence genome has a window encoding:
- the LOC112873028 gene encoding exocyst complex component SEC15A-like isoform X3: MSAPPKKRTIVDSGDGGLGLGIAAFIANGEDLGPIIRHSFESGKPEALMQNLRSIVKKKEVEIEELCRLHYEDFIVAVDELRGVLVDAEELKGMLSEAKFHPALKTLDLIQKGYLNSIPLKLLKKVVARQIPLIKLHIEKKVCSEFNDWLVHIRRMAKQIGQVSISQASLARQKDEEMRARQREAEGHSHAGPDEHLYSLNLENKEEESALDFDVTPVYRAHHMHICLGIGEKFRDYYYKNRLMQLNLDMQISISQPFLESHQPYLSQVAGFFIVEERVLRTADGLLSESQVETTWETAIAKITSILEEQFSRMRTASHFLLIKDYVTLLGTAVNKYGYQITQLIEVLEKSRDKYHQLLLLECRKQIDDILTNDSYEQMVIKKEYEYNMNVTAFHLEHDDAIPDFPYVAPFSSSVPEVCRIVRSFIEDSVSYLSYGGLMNIYDVVKVYLDRLLIEVLNDSLLNMIYARSLAMSQMMQLAGNISVLDQACDMYLLHSAHLCGIPKRVAERSHSGLTARAVLKASQNAVYNSLINLANFKVDEFMVLLENVNWITEEAPDDANDYMNEVLIYLETLVSTAQSILPLEALYKVVSGAISHISDSIMTTLLNDGVKRFTVNAVLGLDIDLKMLEAFADEKFDSTGLSDLGKETTFRDCLVEIRQLVNLLLSSQPENFMNPVIRQRNYGSLDYKKVAIVCDKYKDSADSLFGSLSNRNVKQNARKKSMDVLKRRLKDFS, from the exons ATGTCTGCTCCACCAAAGAAGAGGACTATAGTGGACAGTGGAGATGGAGGTCTTGGTTTGGGCATTGCTGCATTTATTGCAAATGGTGAGGATTTGGGTCCCATCATTCGCCATTCGTTCGAATCTGGGAAACCTGAAGCTCTCATGCAGAATCTTAGAAGCAttgtgaagaagaaggaagtTGAGATTGAAGAGCTATGTAGACTTCACTATGAGGATTTCATCGTTGCTGTCGACGAACTACGTGGTGTGTTGGTCGACGCTGAGGAGCTGAAGGGCATGCTCTCTG AAGCTAAGTTTCATCCTGCACTGAAGACGTTAGACTTGATCCAGAAGGGCTACTTGAATAGTATTCCTTTGAAGCTTCTTAAAAAGGTGGTGGCGAGACAGATACCATTGATAAAGCTGCACATTGAGAAGAAAGTTTGTAGCGAGTTCAATGACTGGCTTGTTCATATCAGAAGAATGGCCAAGCAGATTGGCCAGGTCTCAATAAGCCAGGCTTCCTTAGCGCGCCAGAAAGATGAGGAAATGCGAGCCCGGCAGAGAGAAGCTGAAGGGCATAGCCATGCTGGACCAGATGAGCATCTCTATTCCTTAAATCTGGAGAATAAAGAAGAAGAATCAGCATTAGATTTTGATGTCACACCAGTGTACCGGGCGCATCACATGCACATATGTCTTGGTATAGGGGAGAAGTTCAGAGACTATTACTACAAGAACAGGCTCATGCAACTCAACTTGGACATGCAGATTTCCATTTCACAGCCCTTCCTGGAGTCCCATCAACCCTACCTTTCTCAGGTAGCTGGATTTTTTATCGTTGAAGAACGTGTTCTTCGAACTGCAGATGGATTGTTGTCTGAGAGCCAAGTGGAAACAACATGGGAGACAGCTATTGCCAAGATAACATCTATATTGGAGGAGCAGTTCTCACGTATGCGTACAGCCAGCCACTTCCTCCTCATAAAAGACTATGTCACTCTTCTAGGTACAGCCGTTAACAAGTACGGTTATCAAATCACACAGTTGATTGAAGTTCTTGAGAAAAGCAGGGATAAATACCATCAATTGCTTCTTCTTGAGTGTCGGAAGCAGATAGATGACATCCTCACTAATGACTCGTATGAACAGATGGTTATAAAGAAGGAATATGAGTATAACATGAATGTGACAGCATTTCATCTGGAACACGATGATGCGATCCCTGATTTTCCATATGTGGCACCATTCTCCTCTTCTGTTCCAGAGGTTTGCCGTATCGTTCGGTCCTTCATCGAGGATTCTGTCAGCTACTTGTCATATGGTGGTCTCATGAACATCTATGATGTGGTGAAAGTGTACCTAGACAGGCTGTTGATTGAGGTATTGAACGACAGTCTTCTGAACATGATATATGCTCGCTCGCTGGCCATGTCACAGATGATGCAACTTGCTGGTAATATATCTGTTCTTGACCAAGCTTGTGATATGTACCTCTTGCACTCTGCCCATTTGTGCGGCATTCCCAAGCGAGTTGCTGAGAGGTCTCATTCTGGTTTGACTGCTCGAGCCGTGCTAAAAGCCTCACAGAATGCAGTGTATAATTCTCTAATAAACCTGGCCAATTTCAAGGTTGACGAGTTCATGGTGCTTTTGGAAAATGTTAACTGGATCACGGAGGAAGCCCCAGATGATGCGAATGACTACATGAATGAGGTCCTGATCTATCTTGAAACGCTAGTATCAACAGCCCAGTCGATTCTACCTTTGGAAGCTCTATACAAGGTGGTTTCTGGTGCAATTAGCCACATATCGGACTCTATAATGACAACACTTTTAAACGATGGTGTGAAAAGGTTCACTGTCAATGCAGTTTTAGGACTTGATATCGACTTGAAAATGTTGGAGGCATTTGCAGACGAGAAATTTGACAGCACAGGGCTGTCGGATTTGGGCAAGGAAACAACTTTCAGAGATTGTTTGGTTGAAATTAGGCAGCTCGTCAATCTCCTACTCAGTAGCCAGCCTGAGAACTTTATGAACCCGGTGATAAGGCAGAGGAACTACGGATCACTGGACTACAAGAAGGTGGCCATCGTTTGTGACAAGTACAAGGATTCTGCAGACAGTCTGTTTGGGAGCCTTTCGAACCGCAATGTGAAGCAAAACGCTCGTAAGAAATCTATGGACGTTTTGAAGAGAAGGCTTAAGGATTTTAGCTAA
- the LOC112873028 gene encoding exocyst complex component SEC15A-like isoform X1: MSAPPKKRTIVDSGDGGLGLGIAAFIANGEDLGPIIRHSFESGKPEALMQNLRSIVKKKEVEIEELCRLHYEDFIVAVDELRGVLVDAEELKGMLSGENSHLQEASTALLFKLDELLEIYSVKKNVGEAITTLKICVKVFSLCMTCNNYIAEAKFHPALKTLDLIQKGYLNSIPLKLLKKVVARQIPLIKLHIEKKVCSEFNDWLVHIRRMAKQIGQVSISQASLARQKDEEMRARQREAEGHSHAGPDEHLYSLNLENKEEESALDFDVTPVYRAHHMHICLGIGEKFRDYYYKNRLMQLNLDMQISISQPFLESHQPYLSQVAGFFIVEERVLRTADGLLSESQVETTWETAIAKITSILEEQFSRMRTASHFLLIKDYVTLLGTAVNKYGYQITQLIEVLEKSRDKYHQLLLLECRKQIDDILTNDSYEQMVIKKEYEYNMNVTAFHLEHDDAIPDFPYVAPFSSSVPEVCRIVRSFIEDSVSYLSYGGLMNIYDVVKVYLDRLLIEVLNDSLLNMIYARSLAMSQMMQLAGNISVLDQACDMYLLHSAHLCGIPKRVAERSHSGLTARAVLKASQNAVYNSLINLANFKVDEFMVLLENVNWITEEAPDDANDYMNEVLIYLETLVSTAQSILPLEALYKVVSGAISHISDSIMTTLLNDGVKRFTVNAVLGLDIDLKMLEAFADEKFDSTGLSDLGKETTFRDCLVEIRQLVNLLLSSQPENFMNPVIRQRNYGSLDYKKVAIVCDKYKDSADSLFGSLSNRNVKQNARKKSMDVLKRRLKDFS, translated from the coding sequence ATGTCTGCTCCACCAAAGAAGAGGACTATAGTGGACAGTGGAGATGGAGGTCTTGGTTTGGGCATTGCTGCATTTATTGCAAATGGTGAGGATTTGGGTCCCATCATTCGCCATTCGTTCGAATCTGGGAAACCTGAAGCTCTCATGCAGAATCTTAGAAGCAttgtgaagaagaaggaagtTGAGATTGAAGAGCTATGTAGACTTCACTATGAGGATTTCATCGTTGCTGTCGACGAACTACGTGGTGTGTTGGTCGACGCTGAGGAGCTGAAGGGCATGCTCTCTGGTGAGAATTCTCACCTGCAAGAGGCTTCTACTGCCCTACTGTTTAAGCTTGATGAACTTCTTGAGATATATTCTGTCAAGAAAAACGTAGGGGAGGCCATAACAACACTGAAGATTTGTGTCAAGGTCTTCAGCTTGTGCATGACATGCAATAATTATATTGCAGAAGCTAAGTTTCATCCTGCACTGAAGACGTTAGACTTGATCCAGAAGGGCTACTTGAATAGTATTCCTTTGAAGCTTCTTAAAAAGGTGGTGGCGAGACAGATACCATTGATAAAGCTGCACATTGAGAAGAAAGTTTGTAGCGAGTTCAATGACTGGCTTGTTCATATCAGAAGAATGGCCAAGCAGATTGGCCAGGTCTCAATAAGCCAGGCTTCCTTAGCGCGCCAGAAAGATGAGGAAATGCGAGCCCGGCAGAGAGAAGCTGAAGGGCATAGCCATGCTGGACCAGATGAGCATCTCTATTCCTTAAATCTGGAGAATAAAGAAGAAGAATCAGCATTAGATTTTGATGTCACACCAGTGTACCGGGCGCATCACATGCACATATGTCTTGGTATAGGGGAGAAGTTCAGAGACTATTACTACAAGAACAGGCTCATGCAACTCAACTTGGACATGCAGATTTCCATTTCACAGCCCTTCCTGGAGTCCCATCAACCCTACCTTTCTCAGGTAGCTGGATTTTTTATCGTTGAAGAACGTGTTCTTCGAACTGCAGATGGATTGTTGTCTGAGAGCCAAGTGGAAACAACATGGGAGACAGCTATTGCCAAGATAACATCTATATTGGAGGAGCAGTTCTCACGTATGCGTACAGCCAGCCACTTCCTCCTCATAAAAGACTATGTCACTCTTCTAGGTACAGCCGTTAACAAGTACGGTTATCAAATCACACAGTTGATTGAAGTTCTTGAGAAAAGCAGGGATAAATACCATCAATTGCTTCTTCTTGAGTGTCGGAAGCAGATAGATGACATCCTCACTAATGACTCGTATGAACAGATGGTTATAAAGAAGGAATATGAGTATAACATGAATGTGACAGCATTTCATCTGGAACACGATGATGCGATCCCTGATTTTCCATATGTGGCACCATTCTCCTCTTCTGTTCCAGAGGTTTGCCGTATCGTTCGGTCCTTCATCGAGGATTCTGTCAGCTACTTGTCATATGGTGGTCTCATGAACATCTATGATGTGGTGAAAGTGTACCTAGACAGGCTGTTGATTGAGGTATTGAACGACAGTCTTCTGAACATGATATATGCTCGCTCGCTGGCCATGTCACAGATGATGCAACTTGCTGGTAATATATCTGTTCTTGACCAAGCTTGTGATATGTACCTCTTGCACTCTGCCCATTTGTGCGGCATTCCCAAGCGAGTTGCTGAGAGGTCTCATTCTGGTTTGACTGCTCGAGCCGTGCTAAAAGCCTCACAGAATGCAGTGTATAATTCTCTAATAAACCTGGCCAATTTCAAGGTTGACGAGTTCATGGTGCTTTTGGAAAATGTTAACTGGATCACGGAGGAAGCCCCAGATGATGCGAATGACTACATGAATGAGGTCCTGATCTATCTTGAAACGCTAGTATCAACAGCCCAGTCGATTCTACCTTTGGAAGCTCTATACAAGGTGGTTTCTGGTGCAATTAGCCACATATCGGACTCTATAATGACAACACTTTTAAACGATGGTGTGAAAAGGTTCACTGTCAATGCAGTTTTAGGACTTGATATCGACTTGAAAATGTTGGAGGCATTTGCAGACGAGAAATTTGACAGCACAGGGCTGTCGGATTTGGGCAAGGAAACAACTTTCAGAGATTGTTTGGTTGAAATTAGGCAGCTCGTCAATCTCCTACTCAGTAGCCAGCCTGAGAACTTTATGAACCCGGTGATAAGGCAGAGGAACTACGGATCACTGGACTACAAGAAGGTGGCCATCGTTTGTGACAAGTACAAGGATTCTGCAGACAGTCTGTTTGGGAGCCTTTCGAACCGCAATGTGAAGCAAAACGCTCGTAAGAAATCTATGGACGTTTTGAAGAGAAGGCTTAAGGATTTTAGCTAA
- the LOC112873028 gene encoding exocyst complex component SEC15A-like isoform X2: MEVLVWALLHLLQMNLRSIVKKKEVEIEELCRLHYEDFIVAVDELRGVLVDAEELKGMLSGENSHLQEASTALLFKLDELLEIYSVKKNVGEAITTLKICVKVFSLCMTCNNYIAEAKFHPALKTLDLIQKGYLNSIPLKLLKKVVARQIPLIKLHIEKKVCSEFNDWLVHIRRMAKQIGQVSISQASLARQKDEEMRARQREAEGHSHAGPDEHLYSLNLENKEEESALDFDVTPVYRAHHMHICLGIGEKFRDYYYKNRLMQLNLDMQISISQPFLESHQPYLSQVAGFFIVEERVLRTADGLLSESQVETTWETAIAKITSILEEQFSRMRTASHFLLIKDYVTLLGTAVNKYGYQITQLIEVLEKSRDKYHQLLLLECRKQIDDILTNDSYEQMVIKKEYEYNMNVTAFHLEHDDAIPDFPYVAPFSSSVPEVCRIVRSFIEDSVSYLSYGGLMNIYDVVKVYLDRLLIEVLNDSLLNMIYARSLAMSQMMQLAGNISVLDQACDMYLLHSAHLCGIPKRVAERSHSGLTARAVLKASQNAVYNSLINLANFKVDEFMVLLENVNWITEEAPDDANDYMNEVLIYLETLVSTAQSILPLEALYKVVSGAISHISDSIMTTLLNDGVKRFTVNAVLGLDIDLKMLEAFADEKFDSTGLSDLGKETTFRDCLVEIRQLVNLLLSSQPENFMNPVIRQRNYGSLDYKKVAIVCDKYKDSADSLFGSLSNRNVKQNARKKSMDVLKRRLKDFS, translated from the exons ATGGAGGTCTTGGTTTGGGCATTGCTGCATTTATTGCAAATG AATCTTAGAAGCAttgtgaagaagaaggaagtTGAGATTGAAGAGCTATGTAGACTTCACTATGAGGATTTCATCGTTGCTGTCGACGAACTACGTGGTGTGTTGGTCGACGCTGAGGAGCTGAAGGGCATGCTCTCTGGTGAGAATTCTCACCTGCAAGAGGCTTCTACTGCCCTACTGTTTAAGCTTGATGAACTTCTTGAGATATATTCTGTCAAGAAAAACGTAGGGGAGGCCATAACAACACTGAAGATTTGTGTCAAGGTCTTCAGCTTGTGCATGACATGCAATAATTATATTGCAGAAGCTAAGTTTCATCCTGCACTGAAGACGTTAGACTTGATCCAGAAGGGCTACTTGAATAGTATTCCTTTGAAGCTTCTTAAAAAGGTGGTGGCGAGACAGATACCATTGATAAAGCTGCACATTGAGAAGAAAGTTTGTAGCGAGTTCAATGACTGGCTTGTTCATATCAGAAGAATGGCCAAGCAGATTGGCCAGGTCTCAATAAGCCAGGCTTCCTTAGCGCGCCAGAAAGATGAGGAAATGCGAGCCCGGCAGAGAGAAGCTGAAGGGCATAGCCATGCTGGACCAGATGAGCATCTCTATTCCTTAAATCTGGAGAATAAAGAAGAAGAATCAGCATTAGATTTTGATGTCACACCAGTGTACCGGGCGCATCACATGCACATATGTCTTGGTATAGGGGAGAAGTTCAGAGACTATTACTACAAGAACAGGCTCATGCAACTCAACTTGGACATGCAGATTTCCATTTCACAGCCCTTCCTGGAGTCCCATCAACCCTACCTTTCTCAGGTAGCTGGATTTTTTATCGTTGAAGAACGTGTTCTTCGAACTGCAGATGGATTGTTGTCTGAGAGCCAAGTGGAAACAACATGGGAGACAGCTATTGCCAAGATAACATCTATATTGGAGGAGCAGTTCTCACGTATGCGTACAGCCAGCCACTTCCTCCTCATAAAAGACTATGTCACTCTTCTAGGTACAGCCGTTAACAAGTACGGTTATCAAATCACACAGTTGATTGAAGTTCTTGAGAAAAGCAGGGATAAATACCATCAATTGCTTCTTCTTGAGTGTCGGAAGCAGATAGATGACATCCTCACTAATGACTCGTATGAACAGATGGTTATAAAGAAGGAATATGAGTATAACATGAATGTGACAGCATTTCATCTGGAACACGATGATGCGATCCCTGATTTTCCATATGTGGCACCATTCTCCTCTTCTGTTCCAGAGGTTTGCCGTATCGTTCGGTCCTTCATCGAGGATTCTGTCAGCTACTTGTCATATGGTGGTCTCATGAACATCTATGATGTGGTGAAAGTGTACCTAGACAGGCTGTTGATTGAGGTATTGAACGACAGTCTTCTGAACATGATATATGCTCGCTCGCTGGCCATGTCACAGATGATGCAACTTGCTGGTAATATATCTGTTCTTGACCAAGCTTGTGATATGTACCTCTTGCACTCTGCCCATTTGTGCGGCATTCCCAAGCGAGTTGCTGAGAGGTCTCATTCTGGTTTGACTGCTCGAGCCGTGCTAAAAGCCTCACAGAATGCAGTGTATAATTCTCTAATAAACCTGGCCAATTTCAAGGTTGACGAGTTCATGGTGCTTTTGGAAAATGTTAACTGGATCACGGAGGAAGCCCCAGATGATGCGAATGACTACATGAATGAGGTCCTGATCTATCTTGAAACGCTAGTATCAACAGCCCAGTCGATTCTACCTTTGGAAGCTCTATACAAGGTGGTTTCTGGTGCAATTAGCCACATATCGGACTCTATAATGACAACACTTTTAAACGATGGTGTGAAAAGGTTCACTGTCAATGCAGTTTTAGGACTTGATATCGACTTGAAAATGTTGGAGGCATTTGCAGACGAGAAATTTGACAGCACAGGGCTGTCGGATTTGGGCAAGGAAACAACTTTCAGAGATTGTTTGGTTGAAATTAGGCAGCTCGTCAATCTCCTACTCAGTAGCCAGCCTGAGAACTTTATGAACCCGGTGATAAGGCAGAGGAACTACGGATCACTGGACTACAAGAAGGTGGCCATCGTTTGTGACAAGTACAAGGATTCTGCAGACAGTCTGTTTGGGAGCCTTTCGAACCGCAATGTGAAGCAAAACGCTCGTAAGAAATCTATGGACGTTTTGAAGAGAAGGCTTAAGGATTTTAGCTAA
- the LOC112876313 gene encoding MOB kinase activator-like 1A isoform X1, whose amino-acid sequence MSFFARGSRNQRTFRPKKSAPSGNRGMQLKRHIDATLGSGNLREAVRLPIGEDLNEWLAVNTVDFFNQVNILYGTLMEFCTPATCPTMSAGPKYEYRWADGVKIKRPIEVSAPKYVEYLMDWIEAQLDDENIFPQKLGAPFPSNFRDVVKTIFKRLFRVYAHIYHSHFQVIMKLQEEAHLNTCFKHFTLFTLEFRLIDRAELAPLSELIDPIILGC is encoded by the exons ATGAGCTTCTTCGCCCGCGGCAGCAG GAACCAGAGGACCTTCAGGCCCAAGAAGAGCGCGCCCTCAGGGAACAGG GGTATGCAGCTGAAAAGGCACATCGACGCCACTCTCGGCAGCGGCAACCTGCGCGAGGCGGTCCGCCTGCCCATCGGGGAGGACCTCAACGAGTGGCTGGCTGTCAACA CTGTTGACTTCTTCAACCAAGTAAACATTCTGTACGGCACCCTGATGGAGTTTTGCACGCCAGCTACCTGCCCGACCATGTCAGCCGGACCAAA GTATGAGTACAGATGGGCTGATGGAGTCAAGATCAAGAGGCCTATCGAGGTCTCTGCACCAAAGTACGTTGAGTACCTGATGGATTGGATAGAAGCCCAGCTCGACGATGAAAACATATTCCCTCAGAAGCTTG GGGCTCCTTTCCCTTCCAACTTCCGTGACGTCGTCAAGACGATCTTCAAGCGTCTCTTCAGGGTGTATGCGCACATATACCACTCGCACTTTCAGGTGATTATGAAGCTCCAGGAAGAGGCGCATCTCAATACTTGCTTCAAGCACTTCACGCTCTTCACATTG GAATTCCGGCTGATCGACAGGGCAGAGCTGGCTCCTCTCAGCGAGTTGATTGACCCCATAATACTTGGGTGCTAA
- the LOC112876313 gene encoding MOB kinase activator-like 1A isoform X2, whose translation MQLKRHIDATLGSGNLREAVRLPIGEDLNEWLAVNTVDFFNQVNILYGTLMEFCTPATCPTMSAGPKYEYRWADGVKIKRPIEVSAPKYVEYLMDWIEAQLDDENIFPQKLGAPFPSNFRDVVKTIFKRLFRVYAHIYHSHFQVIMKLQEEAHLNTCFKHFTLFTLEFRLIDRAELAPLSELIDPIILGC comes from the exons ATGCAGCTGAAAAGGCACATCGACGCCACTCTCGGCAGCGGCAACCTGCGCGAGGCGGTCCGCCTGCCCATCGGGGAGGACCTCAACGAGTGGCTGGCTGTCAACA CTGTTGACTTCTTCAACCAAGTAAACATTCTGTACGGCACCCTGATGGAGTTTTGCACGCCAGCTACCTGCCCGACCATGTCAGCCGGACCAAA GTATGAGTACAGATGGGCTGATGGAGTCAAGATCAAGAGGCCTATCGAGGTCTCTGCACCAAAGTACGTTGAGTACCTGATGGATTGGATAGAAGCCCAGCTCGACGATGAAAACATATTCCCTCAGAAGCTTG GGGCTCCTTTCCCTTCCAACTTCCGTGACGTCGTCAAGACGATCTTCAAGCGTCTCTTCAGGGTGTATGCGCACATATACCACTCGCACTTTCAGGTGATTATGAAGCTCCAGGAAGAGGCGCATCTCAATACTTGCTTCAAGCACTTCACGCTCTTCACATTG GAATTCCGGCTGATCGACAGGGCAGAGCTGGCTCCTCTCAGCGAGTTGATTGACCCCATAATACTTGGGTGCTAA